One segment of Rhodopirellula baltica SH 1 DNA contains the following:
- a CDS encoding glycogen debranching protein has product MDLNSQRRVSHVRERGISPSIPNLDSNMNAWEKAEGSPFPLGASWIAEESSFNFSLYSRHATAVHLLLYRKDDLVHPAREVELSYLFNKSGPVWHCRVRSEHPDEWAYYAYRVDGPAPQGGYDHHDFDFQKILLDPFARGVFFPESFSRNAARRPGSNSGQAPLGILPNQFCEFDWNEDRVLRHGSDLVIYEMHVRGFTKNPNSGVPETHQGTFLGVVDKIPYLVELGVTAVELMPVFQFDPGDGDYWGYMPLNFFAPHHAYATNTTACNQRDEFCTMVKALHAAGIEVILDVVYNHTCEGGHRGPTYCWKGIDSSTAYMMTGNPNAPYANHSGTGNTLHTANRAVRRMIVDSLRFWDSQMHVDGFRFDLASVFTRNSDGSINLDDPPIVSEIGTDSDLSDDRLIAEPWDADGQFQLGKKFPGQRWMQWNAHYRDTMQRFVRGDCGMVSDLMTRLYGSCDLFPDDLPHALQPQLSVNYITSHDGSTLYDLTAYNEKRNWANGNNNTDGALEYSWDCGWEGDDGTPSEILQLRKQQVRNFFCLLMLSNGTPMFRMGDEFLQTQRGNNNPYNQDNETSWLDWDRRSEHADIFNFVREVISFRKSHPSISRSRFWRGDVRWYGTGHLVDMSLESRQLAYCLHGESQDDADIYVMINAGRDSVEFGIQEWAFEKWRLAIDTSRTSLSELSDDPANQCVASPTWNVNARSICVLVER; this is encoded by the coding sequence ATGGATTTGAATTCGCAACGTCGTGTTTCGCATGTTCGTGAACGCGGTATCTCACCGTCGATTCCAAATCTGGACTCCAATATGAACGCTTGGGAAAAAGCTGAAGGTTCGCCATTCCCACTTGGTGCCAGTTGGATTGCGGAGGAGTCTTCCTTCAATTTCTCACTCTATTCGCGGCATGCCACCGCCGTGCATCTGCTGCTGTACAGGAAGGATGACTTGGTTCATCCAGCTCGAGAGGTGGAGCTGAGCTATTTGTTCAATAAGTCGGGGCCGGTTTGGCATTGCCGTGTCCGCAGTGAACATCCTGATGAGTGGGCATACTATGCCTACCGAGTGGATGGGCCAGCGCCGCAAGGAGGCTACGACCACCACGATTTTGACTTTCAAAAGATTCTGCTGGATCCATTTGCCAGGGGAGTCTTCTTCCCCGAATCGTTTTCTCGCAACGCAGCTCGACGACCCGGTTCCAACTCAGGTCAAGCTCCTCTGGGAATATTGCCGAATCAATTCTGCGAATTCGATTGGAATGAGGATCGCGTATTGCGTCATGGTAGTGACCTGGTGATCTATGAAATGCACGTGCGTGGATTCACAAAGAATCCAAACTCGGGAGTGCCCGAAACGCATCAAGGCACGTTTTTAGGCGTCGTTGACAAAATTCCGTATCTCGTCGAATTGGGAGTGACCGCGGTTGAGTTGATGCCGGTCTTCCAGTTTGATCCGGGCGACGGAGACTATTGGGGATACATGCCCTTGAATTTCTTTGCGCCGCACCATGCTTACGCGACCAACACTACGGCCTGCAATCAAAGAGACGAATTTTGCACGATGGTAAAGGCACTGCATGCGGCAGGCATCGAGGTCATTCTGGATGTTGTATACAACCACACGTGCGAAGGCGGTCATCGCGGACCAACGTATTGTTGGAAAGGAATCGATAGCAGCACGGCCTACATGATGACAGGCAATCCGAACGCTCCATACGCCAACCACAGTGGAACGGGCAACACATTGCACACGGCCAATCGAGCGGTTCGCCGGATGATCGTTGACAGCCTGCGATTCTGGGATTCTCAGATGCACGTGGACGGATTTCGTTTCGATCTCGCATCTGTCTTCACTCGCAACAGTGATGGTTCGATCAATTTGGATGATCCACCCATCGTTAGTGAAATTGGCACCGATTCCGACCTCAGTGACGATCGGTTGATTGCGGAACCGTGGGATGCTGACGGCCAGTTCCAATTGGGTAAGAAGTTCCCCGGGCAACGTTGGATGCAGTGGAATGCTCACTATCGAGACACCATGCAACGGTTTGTCCGTGGCGATTGCGGAATGGTTTCTGATCTAATGACGCGACTGTACGGAAGTTGCGATCTTTTCCCCGATGACCTGCCTCATGCGTTGCAACCACAGTTAAGCGTTAACTACATAACGTCGCATGACGGTAGCACGCTGTACGATTTGACGGCGTACAACGAAAAACGAAACTGGGCCAACGGAAATAACAACACCGACGGAGCCCTTGAATACAGTTGGGATTGTGGTTGGGAAGGAGACGACGGAACGCCATCAGAGATCTTGCAGCTTCGCAAACAGCAAGTCCGCAACTTTTTCTGCTTGCTGATGCTGTCTAACGGAACGCCAATGTTCCGGATGGGAGACGAATTTCTTCAAACCCAACGCGGAAACAACAACCCGTACAACCAAGACAACGAGACGAGCTGGCTGGACTGGGATCGACGCAGCGAGCATGCGGACATCTTCAACTTCGTCCGCGAGGTAATCTCCTTCCGCAAATCCCATCCGTCGATTAGCCGTTCGCGTTTTTGGCGGGGCGATGTTCGATGGTACGGAACGGGGCATTTGGTCGATATGTCCTTGGAATCGAGACAACTCGCCTACTGTTTGCATGGCGAATCACAGGACGATGCAGACATCTATGTCATGATCAATGCGGGGCGCGATTCGGTCGAATTTGGAATCCAAGAGTGGGCGTTCGAGAAGTGGCGTCTCGCCATCGATACCTCGCGCACGTCACTGAGCGAACTTTCCGACGACCCCGCAAATCAATGCGTTGCATCTCCAACATGGAACGTCAACGCTCGATCCATTTGCGTGCTTGTCGAACGGTGA
- a CDS encoding F0F1 ATP synthase subunit C: MDSTTSIAVASIIMAGLTTAIGSIGPAFAEGRAVAQALNSIAQQPDSSNTITRTLFVGLAMIESTAIYCFVVSMILLFANPFWNQLTQ, translated from the coding sequence ATGGATAGCACCACGTCAATCGCCGTCGCCAGCATCATCATGGCGGGACTGACCACCGCGATTGGTTCGATCGGGCCTGCGTTTGCTGAAGGGCGCGCCGTGGCACAGGCTCTCAATTCGATTGCACAGCAACCGGATTCCTCCAACACGATCACTCGCACCCTGTTTGTGGGTTTAGCGATGATCGAGTCGACGGCCATATACTGCTTTGTCGTTTCGATGATCTTGTTATTCGCAAACCCCTTCTGGAACCAGCTGACGCAGTAG
- a CDS encoding N-ATPase subunit AtpR, protein MNEWVAMTGGFLAGAAAAVFFVASLWWTTVRLPASRQPWLLLCGSALLRMAVVLGVLAMLARSGDWRILVAAAMGFALIRTVGVCTIAQRDTSFQLATTQTSPAKTLHPGSER, encoded by the coding sequence ATGAATGAATGGGTCGCGATGACAGGTGGATTTCTTGCGGGAGCCGCTGCAGCGGTGTTCTTCGTGGCGTCGTTGTGGTGGACCACAGTTCGTTTGCCAGCGTCTCGCCAGCCGTGGTTGTTGCTTTGCGGCAGTGCGTTGCTACGAATGGCGGTGGTGTTGGGTGTTCTGGCAATGCTGGCACGAAGTGGGGATTGGCGCATCTTGGTGGCCGCGGCCATGGGATTCGCGCTCATCCGCACGGTCGGCGTGTGCACTATCGCTCAGCGTGACACTAGCTTTCAACTTGCGACAACACAAACTTCGCCCGCAAAAACTTTGCATCCCGGGAGCGAACGATGA
- a CDS encoding AtpZ/AtpI family protein, translating into MNKRQTLQDNVDAKQSRKLDARQQGDRSAWFGLGMFGLVGWSIAIPTLLGIAMGIWVDEHWPSRFSWTLMLLIGGVGVGCLNAWWWVNRENEDE; encoded by the coding sequence ATGAACAAACGACAAACGCTTCAAGACAACGTTGATGCAAAGCAATCTCGCAAGCTCGACGCGCGTCAACAAGGTGATCGTTCGGCGTGGTTTGGACTGGGCATGTTCGGGTTGGTTGGGTGGTCCATCGCGATTCCAACATTGCTTGGGATTGCTATGGGAATCTGGGTCGATGAACATTGGCCGAGTCGATTTTCGTGGACGTTGATGCTGTTGATCGGTGGCGTCGGGGTCGGCTGCTTGAACGCTTGGTGGTGGGTCAACCGGGAGAATGAAGATGAATGA
- a CDS encoding SpoIIAA family protein, producing MSLELNEIAQGRYLEVHVSGKLDRETYQQLVPLAEEQINQYGKIRVLFAMHDFHGWDAGTLWEDIKFDTKHFRDFERIAIVGERKWERGLAVFCKPFTTASVRYFDASELEQARKWLMEE from the coding sequence ATGTCGCTGGAACTCAACGAGATTGCACAAGGCAGGTATCTTGAAGTTCATGTCTCCGGCAAACTTGACCGCGAAACCTATCAGCAACTCGTACCGCTCGCTGAAGAACAGATCAATCAATACGGCAAGATCCGTGTTTTATTCGCCATGCATGATTTTCATGGATGGGACGCTGGTACTCTGTGGGAAGACATCAAGTTTGATACCAAGCACTTTCGAGATTTCGAACGCATCGCGATCGTTGGCGAACGAAAGTGGGAACGGGGGTTGGCGGTGTTTTGCAAACCGTTCACAACGGCTTCTGTTCGTTACTTCGACGCCAGCGAATTGGAGCAGGCTCGCAAGTGGCTAATGGAAGAGTGA
- a CDS encoding F0F1 ATP synthase subunit A: protein MNGVQISPDESILWQSEAWPVVKINVTLAFTWLVMALLVIGSWWITRRLTSDTKIPRWQNLLEVLVTGIRDQIRDVSRHDPGPYMPFVGTLFLFIAVANLLSIVPGYVAPTGSLSTTAALATCVFVAVPVFGIASHGVGDYLKRYLQPTPLMLPFNLIGELSRTLALAVRLYGNMMSGAVIAAILISFVPLFVPIVMQVMGLLTGMIQAYIFAVLAMVYIASATKVAK from the coding sequence ATGAACGGCGTGCAAATATCACCGGACGAATCAATCCTCTGGCAATCGGAAGCTTGGCCGGTCGTGAAGATCAATGTGACGCTTGCCTTCACTTGGCTAGTGATGGCGTTGCTGGTCATCGGCTCGTGGTGGATCACGCGACGATTGACTAGCGATACCAAAATCCCACGCTGGCAGAACCTCTTGGAAGTGCTGGTCACCGGCATTCGAGATCAAATCCGAGATGTCAGCCGACACGATCCGGGGCCGTACATGCCGTTCGTAGGAACACTATTCCTATTCATCGCCGTGGCAAACTTGCTGAGCATCGTGCCTGGCTACGTCGCACCGACTGGATCTTTGTCGACAACAGCAGCACTAGCGACGTGTGTGTTTGTGGCTGTTCCTGTGTTCGGCATCGCCTCGCACGGGGTGGGCGACTACTTGAAGCGGTACCTGCAACCAACTCCTTTGATGCTGCCTTTTAATTTGATTGGCGAACTTTCCAGGACTTTGGCACTGGCTGTGCGTTTGTACGGGAACATGATGAGCGGCGCAGTGATCGCCGCGATTTTGATCAGCTTCGTCCCACTCTTCGTTCCAATCGTGATGCAAGTGATGGGGCTGCTGACTGGAATGATCCAAGCTTACATCTTTGCGGTGTTGGCAATGGTTTACATCGCTTCGGCAACCAAAGTCGCGAAGTGA
- the atpD gene encoding F0F1 ATP synthase subunit beta, whose protein sequence is MHTQPLPSSSDINTNTGTALMENEPLSSSDPKQGHVVAVRGSVIDVHFPGEPPAMNCELRIGDSGDVVAEVASQLDPHTVRAIAITSPRGLSRGTPVRSCGRSMQVPVGKPLLGRVLDVFGNTLDDGESLKSVEHRSIHQTPPTINRRIAKSEVFTTGIKAIDLLSPLERGGKAGLFGGAGVGKTVLITELIHNIVGGHDGISLFCGIGERCREAEELYREMGAAGVRDNTVMVFGQMNEPPGARFRVGHAALTMAESFRDDAKQDVLLLIDNIFRFVQAGMEVSGLLGQLPSRVGYQPSLASDLAELEERICTTSDAAITSVQAVYVPADDFTDPSAVHTFAHLSATVVLSRKRASEGLYPAIDPLKSTSEMMLPGVVGDRHYKTASNVRQTLAGYEELKDIIAMLGMEELSRQDRLTVNRARRLERFLTQPFFTTQQFTGHEGHMVSIEDTLDGCERILNDEFQDRPERDLYMVGKIPSSKP, encoded by the coding sequence ATGCACACTCAGCCATTGCCGTCTTCGTCCGATATCAACACCAATACCGGAACAGCTTTAATGGAGAACGAACCGCTCTCTTCGAGTGATCCTAAGCAAGGTCATGTGGTTGCAGTTCGCGGCAGTGTGATTGACGTTCACTTCCCCGGCGAACCTCCGGCAATGAACTGCGAGTTGCGGATTGGGGACAGCGGTGATGTGGTGGCAGAAGTCGCCAGCCAACTCGACCCACACACCGTGCGTGCCATCGCGATCACATCGCCACGCGGATTGTCACGGGGAACTCCCGTTCGAAGTTGTGGACGATCAATGCAAGTCCCCGTCGGCAAGCCTCTATTGGGCAGAGTGCTCGATGTGTTCGGCAACACGCTCGACGATGGTGAAAGTTTGAAGTCCGTCGAACACCGCAGCATCCATCAGACGCCACCGACGATCAATCGACGAATCGCGAAATCGGAAGTGTTCACGACCGGTATCAAAGCAATCGATTTGTTGTCGCCACTTGAACGAGGTGGTAAAGCGGGGCTGTTCGGTGGTGCAGGAGTTGGCAAAACCGTTTTGATCACCGAATTGATCCACAACATCGTCGGCGGTCACGATGGGATCAGTTTGTTTTGCGGAATTGGTGAGCGGTGCCGAGAGGCTGAAGAGTTGTACCGCGAAATGGGAGCAGCCGGTGTTCGCGACAACACGGTCATGGTTTTTGGACAGATGAACGAACCGCCGGGTGCCCGATTTCGGGTTGGGCATGCTGCGCTGACGATGGCGGAGTCCTTTCGGGACGATGCCAAGCAAGATGTGCTGCTGTTGATTGACAACATCTTTCGGTTTGTGCAGGCCGGGATGGAAGTCTCCGGATTGCTGGGCCAATTGCCATCCCGTGTCGGGTATCAGCCTTCGCTCGCAAGCGACCTAGCGGAGCTCGAAGAACGAATCTGCACCACGTCCGATGCGGCGATCACGTCAGTGCAAGCCGTCTATGTTCCGGCCGATGATTTCACCGACCCGTCAGCGGTGCACACCTTTGCTCACCTATCCGCAACCGTCGTTTTGTCGCGAAAAAGAGCGAGCGAAGGATTGTATCCCGCCATCGATCCATTGAAGTCGACCTCAGAGATGATGCTTCCCGGTGTGGTTGGCGATCGGCACTACAAAACCGCCAGCAATGTGCGTCAAACGTTGGCCGGATACGAAGAATTGAAAGACATCATCGCGATGCTGGGCATGGAAGAACTGTCTCGCCAAGATCGTTTGACAGTGAATCGGGCCAGACGCTTGGAACGGTTCTTGACCCAGCCCTTCTTCACAACGCAGCAATTCACCGGTCACGAGGGACACATGGTCAGTATCGAAGACACATTGGACGGATGCGAACGAATCCTGAATGACGAGTTTCAAGATCGGCCCGAGCGAGACCTGTACATGGTGGGCAAAATCCCGAGTTCCAAGCCATGA
- a CDS encoding F0F1 ATP synthase subunit delta: protein MSIDWFTFTAQVINFLVLVGLLRYFLYAPIVRAMQAREQKVTQCLTDAETAKVEANQQRMSLEKQTQLLQERREELLTKAKADADNERQRLIAEARKEADTRREHWTSTFERDQKDLADQTRRDIQRMGFQAARETVQQLADEDLQKRVCQTFVKQLQTLGEDQLAAIATQLADSGNPVLVRSAKGLDSSDQNQIRDAIHRVFENKVEVRFESEPALIAGIEMDAGGYSLPWNAERTLKTMEANVA from the coding sequence ATGAGCATTGATTGGTTCACCTTTACCGCACAAGTCATCAACTTCCTGGTCCTGGTTGGGTTGTTGCGATACTTCCTTTACGCACCCATTGTCCGCGCGATGCAAGCACGGGAACAGAAAGTGACACAATGTCTGACTGATGCGGAGACAGCGAAAGTCGAAGCGAACCAGCAACGCATGTCGCTCGAAAAACAGACGCAATTGCTGCAGGAACGACGCGAGGAACTGCTTACCAAAGCCAAAGCCGACGCGGACAACGAACGTCAACGACTGATCGCCGAGGCACGGAAAGAAGCGGACACACGACGAGAACATTGGACGTCCACCTTTGAACGAGACCAAAAAGACCTGGCCGATCAAACTCGTCGTGACATTCAGCGAATGGGGTTTCAGGCGGCGAGAGAAACGGTTCAACAACTGGCGGACGAGGATTTGCAGAAGCGGGTTTGCCAAACATTTGTCAAACAGTTGCAGACGCTGGGCGAGGATCAACTTGCTGCGATTGCCACCCAACTGGCTGATTCAGGGAACCCGGTCTTGGTTCGATCTGCCAAAGGTCTGGATAGCAGCGACCAAAATCAAATTCGTGACGCGATCCATCGGGTGTTTGAAAACAAGGTGGAAGTTCGCTTCGAATCTGAGCCTGCGTTGATCGCGGGAATCGAGATGGACGCGGGCGGATACAGTCTGCCTTGGAACGCCGAACGTACGCTGAAGACGATGGAGGCCAACGTGGCGTAA
- a CDS encoding phosphoketolase family protein, with product MIETLESTQVSHETLRTIDAYWRAANYLSVGQIYLSDNPLLKRPLRIEDVKKMLLGHWGTTPGQNFIYAHLNRTIKQNDLNMIYVSGPGHGGPAVVANTYLEGSYSEIYPHISQDEAGMRKLFVQFSFPGGIPSHASPECPGSIHEGGELGYSLSHSFGAVFDNPDLIVACVVGDGEAETGPLATAWHSNKFLNPATDGAVLPILHLNGFKIANPTILARINHEELEQLMRGYGWTPIFVEGKDPMKMHAAMAEALDVAIGQIRSIQQNARETGDTSRPRWPMIVLRSPKGWTGPKFVDGVRNEGTFHSHQVPLSDPAKCPEHLKQIEQWLRSYRPEELLDENGRLRQEIADLAPTGDRRMGANPHANGGRLLRRLKMPDFRDYAVEISQRGCRGIGDTHVTGKFIRDIVRLNEEHKNFRIFGPDETISNGLEAVFDVTQRQWNAAIVEDDESLAPTGRVLEMLSEHQCEGWLEGYLLTGRHGLFNCYEAFVHIVDSMFNQHAKWLKVTSELPWRHKIASLNYLLASHVWRQDHNGFTHQDPGFLDVVVNKKAEIVRVYLPPDANCLLSVMDHCLRSQHYVNVVVAGKHPSPQWLTMGEAAEHCAKGIGIWDWAGNESSSDPDVVMACCGDVPTLETLAAVSILREHLPDLTIRVVNVVDLMRLQPKSEHPHGLSDSDFDALFTKNKHVIFAFHAYPWLVHRLTYRRTNHANIHVRGYKEEGTITTPFDMTVLNDLDRFHLVMDAIDRLPETGGRGQRLKALMQEKLVEHRRYINENGQDMPEIRDWEWSARS from the coding sequence ATGATTGAAACACTTGAGTCAACCCAGGTTTCTCACGAGACATTGCGAACGATCGACGCCTACTGGCGTGCAGCGAATTACTTGTCGGTGGGGCAGATCTACCTTTCCGACAATCCGTTGCTCAAACGCCCGCTTCGGATTGAGGACGTCAAAAAGATGCTTCTGGGTCACTGGGGAACGACGCCGGGTCAGAATTTTATCTACGCCCATTTGAACCGGACAATCAAACAAAATGATCTCAACATGATCTATGTCTCGGGTCCGGGACATGGTGGGCCCGCGGTCGTCGCCAATACGTATTTGGAAGGCTCCTACAGCGAGATCTACCCGCATATCAGCCAAGATGAGGCGGGAATGAGAAAGCTGTTCGTTCAGTTCTCGTTCCCAGGAGGGATCCCCAGTCACGCGTCGCCGGAGTGTCCCGGTTCAATTCACGAAGGCGGTGAACTTGGATATTCGCTGAGTCATTCCTTCGGTGCTGTATTCGACAATCCCGATTTGATCGTAGCTTGCGTGGTAGGCGATGGCGAAGCGGAGACAGGTCCGCTGGCAACGGCATGGCACTCGAACAAGTTTTTGAATCCAGCGACTGACGGTGCAGTGCTACCGATCTTGCATTTAAACGGATTCAAGATCGCGAACCCTACCATCCTCGCTCGCATCAACCACGAGGAGCTCGAGCAACTGATGCGAGGTTACGGGTGGACGCCCATTTTTGTGGAGGGCAAAGATCCAATGAAAATGCATGCTGCGATGGCGGAAGCCTTGGACGTCGCCATCGGACAAATCCGATCGATCCAACAGAATGCTCGCGAAACTGGCGACACATCTCGTCCTCGCTGGCCCATGATCGTGTTGAGATCGCCGAAGGGATGGACGGGTCCCAAGTTTGTCGATGGTGTCCGCAATGAAGGGACCTTTCATTCGCATCAAGTGCCTTTGTCTGATCCGGCCAAATGCCCCGAGCATCTGAAACAAATCGAGCAATGGCTCCGCAGCTATCGCCCAGAAGAACTGCTTGACGAAAACGGTCGACTTCGCCAGGAAATCGCGGATTTGGCACCCACGGGTGATCGTCGAATGGGAGCGAACCCGCATGCCAACGGCGGACGTTTGTTGCGGCGACTGAAGATGCCCGACTTCAGGGACTATGCCGTCGAAATTAGCCAACGCGGTTGCCGAGGAATTGGTGACACGCACGTCACGGGCAAATTCATTCGCGACATCGTTCGATTGAACGAAGAGCACAAAAACTTTCGCATCTTTGGCCCCGACGAAACGATCTCGAATGGCTTGGAAGCTGTATTCGATGTCACTCAGCGTCAATGGAACGCCGCGATCGTCGAAGATGATGAATCACTCGCACCGACCGGTCGTGTCCTGGAAATGTTGAGCGAGCATCAATGCGAAGGCTGGCTGGAAGGTTACCTGCTGACAGGTCGGCACGGGCTTTTCAATTGCTACGAAGCGTTTGTGCACATCGTCGATTCGATGTTCAACCAACACGCAAAGTGGTTGAAGGTGACGTCGGAATTGCCATGGCGCCACAAGATTGCGTCGCTGAACTATTTGCTCGCGTCGCACGTCTGGCGACAAGATCACAACGGGTTTACCCACCAAGACCCAGGTTTCCTCGACGTGGTCGTCAACAAGAAGGCCGAAATTGTTCGCGTCTACTTACCACCGGACGCCAATTGTCTGCTCTCGGTTATGGATCACTGCTTGCGAAGCCAGCACTATGTCAATGTCGTTGTCGCGGGCAAACACCCATCGCCGCAGTGGCTGACAATGGGCGAGGCAGCCGAACACTGCGCCAAAGGAATTGGAATTTGGGATTGGGCAGGCAACGAGTCCTCGAGTGACCCTGATGTCGTGATGGCTTGTTGTGGTGACGTCCCCACATTGGAAACGTTGGCTGCGGTTTCCATTTTGCGTGAGCATTTGCCCGATCTAACAATCCGGGTCGTCAACGTGGTCGACCTGATGCGACTGCAACCCAAATCAGAACACCCACATGGTCTCAGTGACTCAGACTTTGATGCTCTGTTCACCAAAAACAAACATGTGATCTTTGCCTTTCACGCGTACCCTTGGTTGGTTCATCGACTGACTTATCGTCGTACCAACCACGCCAACATTCATGTTCGCGGTTACAAGGAAGAAGGCACGATTACGACACCGTTTGACATGACCGTGCTAAATGACCTCGACCGATTTCATTTAGTAATGGATGCCATTGATCGTTTGCCCGAAACCGGCGGGCGAGGCCAACGCCTAAAAGCTTTGATGCAAGAGAAGTTAGTGGAGCATCGGCGATACATCAATGAGAACGGACAAGACATGCCCGAGATTCGTGACTGGGAATGGAGCGCCAGGTCATGA
- a CDS encoding F0F1 ATP synthase subunit epsilon, which yields MNLTLNTPNEIVLNLTVNKVVAEGTHGSFCLLPRHVDFLAALVPGLLSWVDETGKESFAAVGNGILVKRANDVYVSAEAASHGTELEELRRLVREEFSQMDEQQRAAHTAVARLEADFLRRTMALTEDHVV from the coding sequence ATGAACCTGACGCTGAACACGCCTAACGAGATCGTATTGAACTTGACGGTCAACAAAGTGGTTGCCGAGGGCACACACGGGAGTTTTTGTTTGCTGCCACGACATGTCGACTTCTTGGCCGCTTTGGTGCCCGGTTTGCTGAGCTGGGTTGATGAGACTGGGAAAGAATCGTTTGCAGCCGTCGGAAATGGGATCTTGGTCAAGCGAGCCAATGATGTCTACGTCTCCGCCGAAGCCGCTTCCCATGGAACGGAATTGGAGGAACTGCGACGTTTGGTGCGTGAAGAATTTTCGCAGATGGATGAACAGCAGCGAGCCGCCCATACGGCAGTCGCGCGGTTGGAAGCGGACTTCCTTCGCCGGACGATGGCACTGACCGAAGATCATGTCGTGTAA
- a CDS encoding histidine phosphatase family protein, with protein sequence MSDQFPQIYLARHGETPWTITGQHTGSTDMPLTPKGERNATQLQGRLEGIRFNEVWTSPLQRAKRTCELAGYGERARVVTELAEWDCGAYEGLTRNEIHQKHPDWNLFRDGCPNGESLTDVATRVDRVIQRIRQRNDTCLLFAHKHFLQVFAACWVGLPPETGQRLFLGTAALSIVGYHHDQSDSVIRLWNDRSYLTD encoded by the coding sequence ATGAGCGATCAGTTCCCTCAAATTTATCTTGCTCGTCATGGCGAAACGCCGTGGACGATCACGGGGCAGCACACCGGATCGACAGACATGCCGCTGACACCCAAAGGCGAACGCAACGCCACTCAACTACAAGGTCGACTCGAAGGCATCCGTTTCAACGAAGTCTGGACCAGTCCTTTGCAGCGAGCCAAACGAACCTGTGAACTGGCAGGTTACGGCGAGCGGGCACGCGTCGTCACCGAGCTGGCCGAATGGGACTGCGGTGCATACGAAGGGCTCACGAGAAATGAAATTCACCAAAAGCATCCAGACTGGAATCTTTTTCGCGATGGTTGCCCCAACGGCGAATCATTGACGGACGTGGCGACGCGTGTCGATCGAGTGATCCAGCGAATCCGTCAGCGAAACGACACTTGCTTGCTGTTCGCTCACAAGCACTTTTTGCAAGTCTTCGCCGCCTGCTGGGTGGGGCTTCCTCCGGAGACTGGTCAACGTCTGTTTCTCGGTACGGCGGCGTTGAGCATCGTTGGCTATCACCACGACCAAAGTGATTCAGTCATCCGGTTGTGGAACGACCGAAGCTATCTGACTGACTAA